Proteins from one Rosa chinensis cultivar Old Blush chromosome 7, RchiOBHm-V2, whole genome shotgun sequence genomic window:
- the LOC112175511 gene encoding uncharacterized protein LOC112175511 isoform X2, producing MNPAARNAWSLFRRPSQGLAESLSPATHHRHEQVRGIRVKVLNGNLEWALTFMQRKMQSSGIERMIKREQTHHIKNSEKRVLARKNLERKLKSQDLARKLQSILIKKVRGL from the coding sequence ATGAACCCGGCGGCGAGGAATGCCTGGAGTTTGTTCCGACGGCCGAGTCAGGGCCTCGCCGAGTCACTGAGTCCGGCGACTCACCACCGCCACGAGCAAGTGAGAGGGATTCGCGTGAAGGTTCTGAACGGAAACTTGGAGTGGGCGCTGACGTTTATGCAGAGGAAGATGCAGTCGAGTGGGATCGAGAGGATGATCAAGCGCGAGCAGACCCACCACATCAAGAACTCCGAGAAGCGCGTATTGGCACGCAAGAACCTCGAGCGTAAGCTCAAATCCCAAGACCTCGCCCGCAAGCTCCAGTCCATCCTCATCAAGAAAGTCAG